Proteins encoded together in one Terriglobia bacterium window:
- a CDS encoding DUF3471 domain-containing protein — MKRFLRPDFSAYGLGGGLADYRSRRIVSHTGSLAGVVSRVTLVPDPKLGIVVLTNQERGDVFQAVTYHPLDEYLGAPPTDWVTAYYPVLQTDEAKAKEEENKQKANRATGSKASLPLEKYAGEYRDAWYGTISLALQNGTLAIRFDHTPALVGSLEHWQYDTFIARWRDRSLVADAFVTFSLKPDGTIDQMKMAPVSPLTNFSFDFQDLLFNPVVREKKGSQ; from the coding sequence ATGAAAAGATTCCTGCGTCCAGACTTCTCTGCGTACGGACTCGGCGGGGGGCTGGCTGACTACCGGAGCAGGAGAATTGTATCGCACACCGGAAGTCTTGCCGGTGTGGTCTCAAGGGTCACCCTGGTGCCAGACCCGAAGCTCGGCATCGTGGTGCTGACGAACCAGGAACGGGGGGATGTATTTCAGGCCGTTACGTATCACCCCCTGGACGAGTACCTGGGGGCACCGCCCACCGACTGGGTGACCGCGTATTACCCTGTATTACAGACCGACGAAGCGAAGGCAAAGGAGGAGGAGAACAAGCAAAAGGCAAATCGAGCCACGGGCTCCAAAGCCTCGCTCCCGCTCGAAAAGTATGCGGGCGAGTATCGCGACGCCTGGTACGGGACGATCTCCTTAGCCCTGCAGAATGGAACGCTGGCCATCCGTTTCGACCACACGCCCGCCCTGGTCGGGAGCCTGGAGCACTGGCAATATGACACCTTCATCGCCCGCTGGCGCGACCGCTCGCTGGTGGCCGACGCCTTTGTGACCTTCTCTCTCAAGCCTGACGGAACGATTGACCAGATGAAAATGGCCCCTGTCTCGCCGCTCACCAATTTCAGTTTTGATTTTCAGGATCTTCTGTTCAATCCGGTGGTTCGGGAAAAAAAGGGATCCCAATGA
- a CDS encoding sensor domain-containing diguanylate cyclase — protein MIAQSFDSVSTQEAARRTKRRGLMLAAFGYLLGIAVLWLCRWLGLSSTSLRELMWCIVFFLANSLLLLLVLQSRLDGKLLFDPHFIYIPVFLSILWLTYYLYVAHEARSLLFSVIFLPFVFMVSLVGLRDGLIISSLFVIAYLTLLLHLSGYETLNTQAEGVRVTVFFLVMVFSCLIMERTKRHREKYIATVKEVATLQEIGKTLVSTLVVDQLVEQILAIIKERFGYVNCSLWTLEKASHELVLRAQKGFVSLDNSSDTRLPLSGPGITVWVALRGSMANVGNVQQDSRYTTANLTSDCPTVSELTLPLKRHGEVFAILDVQSGRLNGFTRNDERVLSAVADYASIALANARWVDVRANRDGLTGLYNHRFLMEQLELELHRMNRLGKPCSFVMCDIDRFKSINDVHGHLTGDAILKQVSVLLMNSLRDSDIIARYGGDEFSAILPNTTRPDALGVAEKLRHKTQEAVFWGDHHDGPYRATASFGVATYPEDAHTPADLIRLADERLYQAKQRGRNCVLPSPVQSL, from the coding sequence ATGATAGCTCAGTCTTTCGACAGCGTCTCGACACAGGAGGCAGCCCGGCGGACTAAACGCCGGGGACTCATGCTGGCAGCCTTTGGTTACCTGCTGGGCATCGCGGTGTTGTGGTTGTGCCGGTGGCTCGGCCTCAGCAGCACGAGCCTGCGGGAGTTGATGTGGTGCATTGTTTTCTTTCTGGCCAACAGCCTTTTGTTGCTCCTCGTGCTTCAAAGCCGCCTGGACGGAAAGCTTTTATTCGATCCTCATTTCATTTACATCCCGGTTTTCCTCTCCATCTTGTGGCTCACTTATTATCTTTATGTTGCCCATGAGGCGCGCAGTCTGCTCTTCTCAGTCATTTTTCTTCCCTTTGTTTTCATGGTAAGTCTGGTCGGCCTTCGCGACGGCCTCATTATCAGCTCTCTGTTTGTCATCGCCTACCTCACGCTGTTATTGCACCTCTCCGGATATGAGACTCTGAACACGCAGGCAGAGGGCGTACGCGTCACCGTGTTCTTCCTCGTCATGGTATTCAGTTGCCTGATTATGGAACGAACCAAGCGGCACCGGGAGAAATACATAGCGACCGTGAAGGAGGTCGCCACGCTCCAGGAAATCGGTAAAACGCTTGTTTCCACGCTCGTGGTGGATCAACTCGTGGAGCAAATTCTGGCCATCATCAAGGAGAGGTTCGGCTACGTGAATTGCTCGCTCTGGACCCTTGAAAAAGCCAGCCATGAGCTGGTCCTTCGTGCCCAAAAGGGGTTTGTCTCCCTCGACAATTCAAGCGACACACGTTTGCCTCTGTCGGGACCCGGAATTACCGTGTGGGTGGCACTGCGGGGGTCAATGGCCAATGTAGGAAACGTCCAACAAGACAGCCGCTACACCACCGCGAACCTCACTTCGGACTGCCCGACCGTTTCGGAATTGACATTGCCCTTGAAGCGTCACGGAGAGGTCTTTGCCATACTTGATGTGCAGAGTGGACGCTTGAATGGCTTCACCCGCAATGATGAACGGGTTCTGTCAGCCGTGGCGGACTACGCCTCCATTGCGCTAGCCAATGCCCGATGGGTCGATGTCCGCGCGAATCGCGACGGCTTGACGGGCCTTTACAACCATCGCTTCCTGATGGAACAGCTTGAGCTGGAACTGCATCGCATGAATCGTCTCGGCAAACCATGTTCCTTTGTCATGTGCGACATCGATCGCTTCAAGTCGATCAACGACGTCCATGGCCACCTGACGGGGGATGCGATTCTCAAGCAGGTGTCGGTGCTCCTGATGAATTCCTTGCGCGACAGCGACATCATTGCCCGCTACGGAGGGGACGAGTTCAGTGCGATCCTTCCGAATACGACCCGCCCGGATGCGCTGGGCGTGGCCGAGAAGCTTCGCCACAAGACGCAGGAGGCCGTCTTTTGGGGAGATCATCATGACGGACCCTACCGTGCCACGGCCAGTTTTGGGGTCGCTACCTATCCCGAGGATGCTCATACTCCCGCCGACCTCATCCGTTTGGCCGACGAACGCCTGTACCAGGCCAAACAGAGAGGCCGGAATTGTGTCCTCCCTTCTCCCGTCCAGTCCTTATGA